A genomic window from Leptolyngbya sp. BL0902 includes:
- a CDS encoding IS5 family transposase (programmed frameshift): protein MTTRRHALRDDQWERIQDLLPGSKGWVGVTAQDNRRFVEAVLYRYRAGIPWRDLPERFGHYRKVHTRFRRWAKTGVWERLFRALANDADNEYQMIDSTIVRAHQHSAGAKGGANAQCIGRSKGGLSTKIHATCDALGNPTGLHLTPGQACDLDGADVLLADIPTDTVLADKGYDADKRVIEPLEAQGKTAVIPPKRNRKTPREYDRDLYKARHLIENFFAKLKQYRAIATRYDKLAETFLSAIYMAACVIWLI, encoded by the exons ATGACGACCCGCCGCCATGCCCTACGCGACGACCAATGGGAACGCATTCAGGATCTGCTGCCCGGTTCTAAAGGCTGGGTCGGCGTGACCGCCCAGGACAATCGCCGATTTGTGGAGGCGGTGCTGTATCGCTATCGGGCCGGCATCCCCTGGCGAGATTTGCCAGAGCGCTTTGGGCATTATCGCAAAGTCCATACCCGCTTCCGTCGCTGGGCGAAAACCGGAGTCTGGGAACGGCTCTTTCGCGCCTTAGCCAACGATGCCGATAACGAATACCAGATGATTGACAGCACTATCGTCCGCGCCCACCAGCACAGTGCTGGGGCAAAGGGGGGG GCCAACGCTCAGTGCATCGGTCGCAGCAAAGGCGGATTAAGCACCAAAATCCATGCCACCTGCGATGCTTTGGGAAACCCGACGGGGCTTCATCTGACGCCCGGACAAGCCTGTGACCTCGATGGGGCAGATGTTCTGTTGGCCGATATTCCCACCGACACCGTGCTTGCCGATAAGGGCTATGACGCCGACAAACGGGTGATTGAGCCGCTCGAAGCCCAGGGCAAAACGGCGGTGATTCCGCCCAAACGCAACCGCAAGACACCCCGGGAGTATGACCGAGACTTGTACAAGGCCCGTCACCTGATTGAGAATTTCTTTGCCAAACTCAAACAATACCGAGCCATTGCCACCCGCTATGACAAGCTGGCCGAGACCTTTCTCAGCGCCATTTACATGGCGGCTTGCGTCATCTGGCTTATTTGA
- a CDS encoding aldo/keto reductase has product MPLSSLTSLSLPPMGCGTWAWGNRLLWGYNPAMDDELQRVFNACVARGVTLFDSGDSYGTGRLKGRSETLLGQFASAYAGPNQDQICLATKLAAYPWRITRRSVRQAGAASAQRLGRPIDLAQMHWSTANYAPWQEGPFLEGLMDLYEQGQIKGIGLSNFGPKRLKLAHQRFQARGIPILTLQVQYSLLSTYPIVDLGLKDLCDDLGIRLMAYSPLALGLLTGKYSAEGPFPPGLRGGLFRQLLPKIQPLQQTLGDIAAQRQKTSAQVALNWCMAKGTIPIPGAKSLAQAEQNLGALGWMLDAGEIDALDQASRRSEKSMVQNIFQSR; this is encoded by the coding sequence ATGCCCCTTTCTTCCCTAACTTCCTTGTCCTTGCCACCCATGGGCTGCGGCACTTGGGCTTGGGGCAACCGCCTGCTGTGGGGCTACAACCCCGCCATGGACGACGAATTGCAGCGGGTTTTTAATGCCTGCGTGGCGCGGGGAGTAACCCTCTTTGACAGCGGTGACTCCTACGGCACAGGTCGGCTGAAGGGCCGCAGTGAAACCCTGCTAGGGCAGTTTGCCAGCGCCTATGCTGGGCCAAACCAAGATCAGATTTGTCTGGCCACCAAGCTAGCGGCCTATCCCTGGCGCATCACTCGACGGTCGGTGAGGCAAGCCGGAGCCGCCTCGGCCCAGCGGCTAGGACGGCCCATTGACCTGGCCCAGATGCACTGGTCTACCGCCAACTACGCCCCCTGGCAGGAGGGGCCGTTTCTGGAGGGGTTGATGGATCTCTACGAGCAGGGGCAGATTAAGGGCATTGGCCTTTCCAACTTTGGCCCTAAGCGCCTAAAGCTGGCCCATCAGCGGTTCCAGGCGCGGGGCATACCCATCCTCACCCTGCAAGTTCAGTATTCCCTTCTCTCCACCTACCCCATCGTAGACCTGGGACTGAAGGATCTCTGTGATGATTTAGGGATTCGCCTGATGGCCTACAGCCCCTTAGCCCTGGGCCTGCTGACTGGAAAATACTCGGCGGAGGGGCCCTTCCCTCCGGGGCTGAGGGGGGGGCTGTTCCGCCAACTGCTGCCCAAGATTCAACCCCTCCAGCAAACCCTAGGCGACATTGCGGCCCAGCGCCAAAAAACATCGGCCCAGGTGGCCCTCAACTGGTGTATGGCTAAGGGCACCATTCCTATCCCAGGCGCGAAATCCCTCGCTCAGGCTGAACAAAACCTGGGAGCCCTCGGCTGGATGTTGGATGCCGGGGAAATTGATGCCCTTGACCAAGCCAGTCGCCGTAGCGAAAAATCCATGGTGCAAAACATCTTCCAATCCCGCTAG
- a CDS encoding four-carbon acid sugar kinase family protein has protein sequence MAQPKIIVLDDDPTGSQTVHSCLLLMRWDVETLRQGLRDESPIFFVLTNTRALSPAAAEAVTREVCQNLKQAIALEGVQEFLVISRSDSTLRGHYPIETDVMAAELGPFDAHFLVPAFFEGGRITRDSRHYLMVNGEPVPVHETEFAKDSVFGYSTSYLPDYVAEKTDGGIVAQDVERFTLADVRGGCLDRLMALKGNVCGVVDGEGQADLDRFAQDLLAAAAQGKRFLFRSAASILTALAALPPQPIDADHMASYVRDGKPGAIIVGSHVKKTTEQLEHLLQAPGVVGLEVDVAELRDSDEDAREILLFNLIKQITTAHRDGLTPVVYTSRQELTFATVQARLDFGLEVSRLLMDVIQKLPLDIGFLISKGGITSNDTLSTGLALTTARLLGQILPGVSVVRTPADHPQFPDLPVVLFPGNVGDATALATAYQRLARSDD, from the coding sequence ATGGCTCAGCCCAAAATTATTGTTCTAGACGACGACCCCACCGGATCCCAGACAGTACATAGCTGTCTATTGTTGATGCGGTGGGATGTGGAGACTCTGCGCCAGGGGTTGCGGGACGAGTCCCCCATTTTCTTTGTGCTGACCAACACCCGCGCCCTCAGCCCCGCCGCCGCCGAGGCTGTGACCCGCGAGGTGTGTCAAAACCTGAAGCAGGCCATCGCCCTAGAGGGGGTGCAGGAGTTTTTGGTGATCAGCCGTTCTGATTCCACCCTGCGCGGCCACTACCCCATCGAAACCGACGTGATGGCGGCGGAACTGGGGCCGTTTGATGCTCACTTTTTGGTGCCTGCCTTTTTTGAGGGAGGCCGCATCACCCGCGACAGTCGCCACTATTTAATGGTGAATGGCGAACCCGTGCCCGTCCACGAAACCGAGTTTGCCAAGGATTCCGTCTTTGGCTACAGCACCAGCTACCTACCGGACTACGTGGCCGAAAAGACCGATGGCGGCATTGTGGCCCAAGATGTGGAGCGCTTTACCCTGGCCGATGTGCGCGGCGGTTGCCTAGATCGGCTAATGGCCCTAAAGGGCAATGTCTGCGGCGTGGTAGATGGCGAAGGGCAGGCCGACCTGGATCGCTTTGCCCAGGATTTGCTTGCCGCCGCTGCCCAAGGGAAACGGTTTTTGTTCCGCAGTGCCGCCAGCATTCTCACGGCCCTCGCTGCCCTGCCGCCCCAGCCCATCGACGCCGACCACATGGCTTCCTACGTGCGAGACGGCAAGCCGGGGGCAATTATTGTAGGCTCCCACGTTAAAAAAACTACGGAACAGTTGGAGCATCTGCTGCAAGCTCCCGGTGTGGTGGGGCTAGAGGTGGATGTGGCCGAACTGCGCGACAGCGACGAAGACGCCCGCGAAATCTTGCTGTTCAACCTGATCAAACAGATCACCACCGCCCACCGCGACGGTCTCACCCCCGTGGTCTACACCAGCCGTCAGGAACTTACCTTCGCCACAGTCCAAGCCCGTCTAGACTTTGGCCTGGAGGTCTCCCGCTTGCTGATGGACGTGATTCAAAAACTGCCCTTGGATATCGGATTCTTAATCAGTAAGGGCGGCATCACCTCCAACGACACCCTTAGCACGGGCCTTGCTCTGACCACGGCGCGGCTGTTGGGCCAAATTTTGCCGGGGGTTTCTGTCGTGCGAACTCCGGCGGATCATCCCCAGTTTCCTGACCTGCCTGTGGTGTTGTTTCCTGGCAACGTGGGCGATGCTACGGCCTTGGCTACCGCCTATCAGCGCCTTGCTAGATCCGATGACTAG
- a CDS encoding putative bifunctional diguanylate cyclase/phosphodiesterase, translated as MLELAKIQAPLDVTILDHLPDAILVVGANGQLLFGNHQAHLLLSGYLPSLWDLDSNHQYRVLDRYRCPLSLEQLPLRRVVAGETLENEELVLVRRGADHLLWVAVSGGPVPMEEAAVGILSVRNISASKQREHRLHHQAYHDALTQLPNRSALIDRANHLLAQGREADSMALLFIDLDRFKQVNDALGHQIGNQLLAELGQRLHQAIPVNAMAARLGGDEFAVLVEHLTNLTEATALAETLRHALTQPVHLTNHVLHVDASIGVAPGPAAYRHAEDWLRDADTAMYQVKDLPDCHWCLFDGSLETQYSLRLQAEASLRQALDRGELRLYYQPIVTISTQAIIGFEALVRWQHPERGLLLPGEFIATAESSGLIIPLSWWVLEEACRQMQVWTETYPGMAHFTVSVNMSSKQFFQKNLVAKVQEILTKTGFDPHRLKLEITEGVLIDHSDSIIATLGRVIN; from the coding sequence ATGCTCGAACTTGCAAAGATCCAGGCCCCCCTAGACGTGACCATCCTAGACCACTTGCCCGACGCCATCCTAGTGGTAGGGGCCAATGGCCAACTGCTCTTTGGTAATCACCAAGCTCACCTACTGCTATCGGGCTATTTGCCCAGTCTGTGGGATCTAGACAGCAATCACCAGTACCGCGTCCTAGACCGCTACCGTTGCCCCCTGTCCCTAGAGCAACTCCCCCTGCGGCGGGTGGTGGCAGGAGAGACGCTGGAGAACGAAGAACTGGTGCTGGTGCGGCGAGGGGCGGATCATCTGCTGTGGGTAGCCGTGAGCGGTGGCCCCGTGCCCATGGAGGAAGCAGCGGTGGGAATCCTCTCGGTGCGAAATATCTCGGCCTCTAAACAGCGGGAACATCGCCTGCACCACCAGGCTTACCACGATGCCCTAACTCAGCTCCCCAACCGATCTGCTCTGATTGACCGAGCCAATCACCTGCTGGCCCAGGGTCGAGAGGCCGACTCTATGGCGCTGCTGTTTATCGACCTAGATCGGTTCAAACAGGTTAACGACGCCCTAGGCCACCAGATCGGCAACCAACTCCTAGCCGAATTAGGCCAGCGGCTGCACCAGGCCATCCCCGTCAATGCCATGGCGGCTCGGCTGGGGGGGGATGAGTTTGCGGTTTTGGTAGAGCACCTAACCAACCTAACCGAAGCAACGGCCCTAGCAGAAACCCTGCGACATGCCCTCACCCAGCCCGTCCATCTCACTAACCACGTACTCCATGTGGATGCCAGTATTGGCGTTGCCCCTGGCCCTGCCGCCTACCGCCACGCCGAAGACTGGCTACGGGATGCCGACACAGCGATGTATCAGGTGAAAGATCTGCCAGACTGTCACTGGTGTCTTTTTGATGGATCCCTAGAGACCCAGTATAGCCTGCGCCTTCAGGCCGAAGCGTCCCTGCGCCAAGCCTTAGACCGGGGAGAACTCCGGCTTTACTACCAGCCTATTGTCACCATTAGCACCCAGGCCATTATTGGGTTTGAGGCTTTGGTGCGCTGGCAACATCCAGAACGGGGCCTGCTGCTGCCGGGGGAATTTATCGCTACCGCCGAGTCTAGCGGGCTGATTATTCCGCTCAGTTGGTGGGTGCTGGAGGAAGCGTGCCGCCAAATGCAGGTTTGGACGGAGACCTATCCCGGCATGGCCCATTTCACGGTTAGCGTGAATATGTCGAGCAAGCAGTTTTTCCAGAAAAACCTGGTGGCTAAGGTTCAAGAAATCTTGACCAAAACCGGGTTTGATCCCCATCGTCTGAAGCTGGAAATTACCGAGGGTGTTCTGATTGATCACTCAGACTCCATCATCGCCACCCTAGGGCGTGTCATCAATTGA
- a CDS encoding Uma2 family endonuclease produces MALAIPSGTAQPNAQLTQQKPLSFDEFLTQSGGDNRYELIDGEVFDLEPTGQHEEVAAFVTTKICVQIERTGLPWFVLQRGLLRPSNAGMTAFRPDVAVVDRDELIKEPFWSEQSILTLGRSIKFVAEVVSSNWQNDYARKVEDYAALGISEYWIADYAGLGGTRHIGKPKQPTLSICTLVDGEYEIHQLRGSEMIVSPTFPELRLTAEQVLRAHR; encoded by the coding sequence ATGGCTCTTGCGATTCCCTCGGGGACGGCACAGCCGAACGCCCAGCTAACACAACAAAAGCCGCTTAGCTTTGACGAATTCCTGACCCAGTCTGGTGGCGATAACCGTTATGAGTTGATTGATGGCGAGGTGTTTGACTTGGAACCAACAGGTCAGCATGAGGAAGTTGCCGCCTTCGTAACCACAAAAATTTGTGTCCAGATTGAGAGGACAGGTTTGCCTTGGTTTGTTCTTCAACGAGGACTATTGCGTCCCTCTAATGCAGGCATGACAGCGTTTCGACCTGATGTTGCCGTTGTTGATCGAGATGAATTGATTAAAGAACCATTTTGGTCTGAACAGTCAATTCTGACGCTAGGCCGTTCGATTAAATTTGTGGCAGAGGTTGTGAGTAGCAACTGGCAAAATGATTATGCTCGCAAGGTTGAAGACTATGCAGCTTTAGGTATCTCAGAGTATTGGATTGCTGACTACGCGGGGCTGGGGGGAACCCGACACATTGGGAAACCCAAACAGCCGACCCTTTCTATTTGTACGCTAGTGGATGGAGAGTATGAAATTCATCAGCTTCGAGGCAGCGAGATGATCGTCTCTCCAACCTTCCCAGAGTTGAGACTAACGGCTGAACAAGTTTTAAGGGCTCATAGGTAA
- a CDS encoding serine/threonine-protein kinase, which translates to MGRTTNRISPTSSAAEPPPAQPGHPYGGPSDDNEVNALRDQPLGGRYQLLRQLSAGGFSHTFLAADLHLPNHPRCVLKQFRMPEGQTAETQLQARQLFDNEARVLYELGSHPQIPTLLAHFEEDQQVYLAQEYIEGSRLSRQIEAGKPWSETRVLLLLQEVLEILSFIHRQQVIHRDIKPSNLIRRHRDGKIVLIDFGAVQQVRTISEDATAPGTVSPPLSIGTQGYMPPEQRSGQPCFSSDVYAVGIMGIRALTGLHPQTLGTSAGTHEIHWRPYAPGVSSGLAEVLDQMVRSDFRDRYANAQAALDALQHLPNGFSASIAHLYQTWYRGVGGLVPSPISAPGDTQLVPAETSEATAIAIAQEDTALLPVENTPVPSANGPNPGPLPGQGPNLKEG; encoded by the coding sequence ATGGGTCGCACTACCAACCGTATCAGCCCTACCTCTTCAGCCGCTGAGCCGCCGCCCGCCCAGCCCGGTCATCCCTATGGCGGCCCTAGCGATGACAACGAGGTGAATGCCCTGCGTGATCAGCCCCTCGGTGGGCGCTATCAACTTCTGCGGCAGCTGAGCGCTGGGGGCTTTAGCCACACGTTTTTAGCAGCGGACTTGCACCTGCCCAATCATCCTCGGTGCGTGCTAAAGCAGTTTAGGATGCCGGAGGGCCAAACTGCCGAAACTCAGCTCCAGGCCCGTCAGTTGTTTGATAACGAAGCACGGGTGCTTTACGAACTGGGGAGCCATCCCCAAATCCCTACGCTGCTGGCCCATTTTGAGGAAGATCAGCAGGTGTATTTGGCCCAAGAATACATTGAGGGGAGTCGTCTCAGTCGGCAAATTGAAGCGGGTAAGCCCTGGTCGGAGACGCGGGTACTGCTGCTGTTGCAAGAGGTGCTGGAAATTTTGTCTTTCATCCATCGCCAGCAGGTCATTCACCGGGATATTAAGCCGTCTAACCTCATCCGTCGCCATCGAGACGGCAAGATTGTGCTGATCGACTTTGGGGCGGTGCAACAGGTGCGTACTATTTCCGAAGACGCCACTGCCCCTGGGACGGTTAGCCCTCCCCTCAGCATTGGCACCCAGGGCTATATGCCTCCCGAACAGCGCTCTGGCCAGCCCTGTTTCAGCAGCGATGTCTATGCCGTTGGCATTATGGGGATCCGCGCTCTGACAGGGCTTCATCCCCAAACCCTTGGCACCAGCGCTGGCACCCATGAAATCCACTGGCGACCTTACGCCCCAGGGGTTTCTAGCGGCCTAGCCGAGGTGCTGGATCAGATGGTGCGTAGCGACTTTCGAGATCGCTATGCCAATGCCCAAGCGGCCCTAGACGCCCTGCAACATCTGCCCAACGGATTTAGCGCCTCCATCGCCCACCTCTACCAAACCTGGTACCGAGGCGTTGGCGGTTTGGTGCCCAGCCCCATCTCTGCCCCTGGAGACACCCAACTGGTGCCTGCCGAAACGTCGGAGGCCACGGCTATCGCCATCGCCCAGGAAGACACGGCCCTCTTGCCTGTGGAAAATACCCCTGTGCCCAGTGCTAACGGCCCCAATCCTGGCCCATTGCCTGGTCAAGGGCCGAACCTGAAAGAGGGCTAG
- a CDS encoding EAL domain-containing protein, whose product MRDLGIRLAVDDFGTGYSSLSYLHQFPFDCLKIDRSFIENADQDFEKLEILQSVVRLAWNLGLDVVAEGVETHRHYAQLKALRCESGQGYLFSKPLPPDAVEQVLQEEHNRSQNEGQEPA is encoded by the coding sequence CTGCGGGATCTGGGCATTCGCCTTGCCGTAGATGACTTTGGCACGGGGTATTCCTCCCTCAGCTATCTGCACCAGTTTCCCTTTGACTGCCTAAAAATTGATCGTTCGTTCATCGAAAACGCCGATCAAGACTTTGAGAAACTAGAAATTCTTCAGTCCGTCGTGCGCCTTGCCTGGAATTTGGGTTTGGACGTGGTAGCCGAAGGCGTAGAGACCCATCGCCACTATGCCCAACTGAAGGCGTTGCGCTGCGAATCGGGCCAGGGCTATCTATTCTCCAAACCCCTACCCCCCGATGCCGTTGAACAGGTGCTTCAGGAAGAACACAACCGCAGCCAAAACGAAGGGCAAGAGCCCGCGTAG
- a CDS encoding NYN domain-containing protein, whose protein sequence is MSAQVISIQRNCSTVAVAVDGQNIDLLKNGDAILKIASTFGTVSIRWAYHDWRKWKLNRQKTIQNQGWQCLDVADRSKNGLDRFMMADCRQLCASHPPSILVLATNDGDFAPLVKELLAQRIKVIVIGRRNDMSKQLRQLLPKGIVYIEDLKKNALSKLEIALGKTILSLAWS, encoded by the coding sequence ATGAGTGCTCAAGTTATTTCAATTCAGCGTAATTGTTCTACGGTAGCTGTAGCTGTTGATGGTCAAAATATTGATCTCCTGAAAAATGGCGACGCTATCTTGAAGATTGCCTCAACCTTTGGAACCGTCTCGATTCGGTGGGCTTACCATGACTGGCGGAAGTGGAAGCTTAACCGTCAAAAAACGATACAAAATCAGGGTTGGCAATGCCTTGATGTAGCGGATCGATCTAAAAATGGATTAGATCGCTTCATGATGGCTGACTGTAGGCAGCTTTGCGCTTCTCACCCGCCTAGTATTTTAGTGCTGGCCACGAATGACGGAGACTTTGCCCCCTTGGTGAAAGAATTACTGGCTCAGAGAATCAAGGTTATCGTCATTGGACGACGAAACGACATGAGCAAGCAGTTAAGGCAACTGCTACCCAAGGGCATTGTCTACATCGAAGACCTTAAAAAAAATGCCCTTAGCAAGCTAGAAATAGCCTTAGGGAAAACCATCCTGTCCTTGGCTTGGTCTTGA
- a CDS encoding metallothionein translates to MTAVTQMKCACDSCLCIVDTSKALEKDGHYYCSEACASGHASGEGCGHKGCGCHGS, encoded by the coding sequence ATGACCGCCGTAACCCAAATGAAATGCGCCTGCGACTCTTGTCTGTGCATCGTGGACACCAGCAAAGCCCTCGAAAAAGATGGCCACTACTATTGCAGCGAAGCCTGCGCCAGCGGACATGCCAGCGGCGAGGGCTGCGGCCATAAGGGCTGTGGCTGTCACGGCAGCTAG
- a CDS encoding FAD-binding oxidoreductase, whose product MTTVSAPSSINWDTFASSFGEIEVVREPGQVEKLSKDYYHFSPVLQQQLAGYWADLVVRPKNEAEVIQVAQRCVVERVPLTVRGAGTGNYGQCIPLAGGVVLDLSAMNQVKWVKPGVACVEPGAKLAAIDRAARETGWELRMAPSTYRTATMGGFIAGGSGGMGSITYGQLRDRGNLNAVRVVTMEDQPRVIELRGDAVQQVNHAYGTNGIITELEIPLGPAYPWAEAIVVFDDFMTAARFGQVLGESDGLMKKLITVFAWPVPSYFGALQPYLPGGKAAAFVMVAESSWEAFGELVREFGGTVTYQKSAQDASKGTLLVEFTWNHTTLHARSVDPSLTYLQTLFPYDADLKSVEHFYRYFGDEVLMHLEFLRVGGRVCPAALQLVRYTTEDRLNEIIRYHEDNGAFIANPHTYLLEDGGMKQVDHTQVNFKAQVDPYGLLNPGKMRGWLERQA is encoded by the coding sequence ATGACCACCGTCAGCGCTCCATCGTCCATCAACTGGGATACCTTTGCCAGTTCCTTCGGTGAGATTGAGGTGGTGCGGGAGCCGGGGCAGGTCGAGAAATTATCGAAGGACTACTACCACTTTAGTCCCGTGCTTCAGCAGCAGTTGGCGGGCTATTGGGCCGATTTAGTGGTGCGCCCTAAGAATGAAGCCGAGGTCATCCAGGTGGCCCAGCGCTGTGTGGTGGAGCGGGTGCCGCTGACGGTGCGGGGGGCGGGCACGGGTAACTATGGCCAATGCATCCCGTTGGCGGGTGGGGTAGTGCTGGATCTCAGCGCCATGAACCAGGTGAAGTGGGTAAAGCCGGGGGTGGCCTGTGTAGAACCAGGGGCTAAACTTGCAGCCATTGACCGGGCAGCGCGGGAAACAGGCTGGGAACTGCGGATGGCCCCTTCTACCTACCGGACGGCCACCATGGGCGGATTCATTGCCGGGGGCAGCGGCGGCATGGGGTCAATTACCTACGGCCAACTGCGGGATCGCGGCAACCTGAATGCGGTGCGGGTGGTGACGATGGAGGATCAACCTCGCGTCATCGAACTGCGGGGCGATGCGGTGCAGCAGGTGAACCACGCCTACGGCACCAACGGCATCATCACCGAGCTGGAAATTCCCCTAGGGCCAGCCTACCCCTGGGCTGAGGCCATTGTGGTGTTCGACGACTTTATGACGGCGGCGCGATTTGGCCAGGTGTTGGGCGAATCGGACGGACTGATGAAAAAGCTGATCACCGTGTTTGCATGGCCCGTGCCGAGCTATTTTGGCGCACTTCAGCCGTACCTTCCAGGGGGCAAGGCAGCGGCCTTTGTCATGGTGGCCGAGTCTTCCTGGGAAGCGTTTGGCGAACTGGTGCGGGAATTTGGCGGCACGGTGACTTATCAAAAATCGGCCCAGGATGCCAGTAAAGGAACGCTGCTGGTGGAATTTACCTGGAACCACACCACCCTCCATGCCCGCAGTGTGGATCCCAGCCTCACCTATTTACAAACGCTGTTTCCCTACGATGCGGATCTGAAGTCCGTCGAACATTTCTATCGGTACTTTGGCGATGAGGTGTTGATGCACCTGGAATTTCTGCGCGTGGGGGGGCGGGTGTGTCCGGCAGCACTGCAATTAGTGCGCTACACCACCGAGGATCGCCTCAACGAGATCATCCGCTACCACGAGGATAACGGGGCGTTTATCGCCAATCCCCACACCTACTTACTGGAAGATGGCGGCATGAAGCAGGTAGATCACACCCAGGTCAACTTTAAGGCCCAGGTGGATCCCTACGGCCTACTCAACCCCGGCAAAATGCGCGGCTGGCTAGAACGGCAGGCATGA
- a CDS encoding ABC transporter permease → MTDTLTRPRQQTAPSLPLKTLWADTLTVFWGDWLDLRVRIPQVASSGLVSPLIYILAFGLGLGSAIDQVSTPPAGDNYLEFILPGMVALSSMVISFGGTTFSICGDRLFTKTFEEMLLYPVHPLALHLGKMLAGIVRGMMTASSVILVAVLFTGRIWSFVNPLFLLLVVLNCAVFAGLGVIVGLNVKSLESVGLFNNFLIVPMSFLGGTFFDPTMLPPALKAIVYLLPLTYTTIGLRAAAYKPLTEFPWYAIPVLIVVAVALALVGAQQFSTQQD, encoded by the coding sequence GTGACTGATACCCTCACCCGTCCTCGTCAGCAGACTGCTCCTTCATTGCCGCTCAAAACCCTGTGGGCCGATACGCTGACGGTGTTTTGGGGAGACTGGCTGGATTTACGGGTGCGGATTCCCCAGGTGGCGTCGTCGGGGTTGGTGTCGCCGCTGATTTATATTTTGGCCTTTGGCTTGGGGCTGGGCAGCGCCATCGATCAGGTGTCTACGCCGCCAGCGGGGGACAACTACTTGGAGTTCATTCTGCCGGGGATGGTGGCCCTGTCGTCGATGGTGATTAGCTTTGGCGGCACCACGTTTTCCATTTGTGGGGATCGGCTGTTCACCAAAACCTTTGAGGAAATGCTGCTGTACCCGGTGCATCCCCTGGCGCTGCACCTGGGCAAAATGTTGGCGGGGATTGTGCGCGGGATGATGACCGCGAGTTCTGTGATTTTGGTGGCGGTGCTGTTTACCGGGCGAATCTGGAGCTTTGTAAACCCCTTGTTTTTGCTGCTGGTAGTGCTGAATTGCGCGGTGTTTGCAGGGTTGGGGGTGATTGTGGGCCTGAATGTGAAGTCCTTAGAAAGTGTGGGGCTGTTCAATAACTTTTTGATTGTGCCCATGTCCTTCCTGGGCGGCACCTTTTTTGACCCCACCATGCTGCCTCCCGCCCTCAAGGCCATTGTTTACTTACTGCCGCTGACCTATACCACCATTGGTCTACGAGCCGCCGCCTACAAGCCCCTGACCGAGTTTCCGTGGTACGCCATCCCGGTTTTGATCGTCGTCGCGGTGGCCCTGGCTCTGGTGGGGGCTCAACAATTTTCTACCCAGCAGGACTAG
- a CDS encoding ArsR/SmtB family transcription factor, with amino-acid sequence MSSPSPQPSVESVPEILSLEKAERMAEFFGGLGDPNRWRILSALALGERRVGELAAVVAMSESAVSHQLRTLRSLRLVSRQKQGRTVVYRLTDHHIFDLYHAASEHLDEPHPLD; translated from the coding sequence ATGTCTTCCCCTTCTCCCCAGCCCTCGGTTGAGTCTGTGCCAGAAATTCTGAGCCTGGAGAAAGCGGAGCGAATGGCCGAGTTTTTTGGTGGTCTGGGGGATCCTAACCGCTGGCGGATTTTGTCTGCCCTGGCCCTAGGGGAACGGCGCGTGGGAGAACTGGCGGCGGTGGTGGCCATGAGCGAATCGGCGGTGTCCCATCAGTTACGCACCCTTCGCAGTCTGCGCCTGGTGAGCCGCCAAAAGCAGGGGCGCACCGTGGTGTATCGCCTCACCGACCACCACATTTTTGACCTTTACCACGCCGCCTCCGAGCATTTAGACGAGCCCCATCCCCTGGATTGA
- the rnc gene encoding ribonuclease III has translation MKLPEFKNQKLLQQALTHSSYAREHGVPDNERLEFLGDSVIEFVARDLLFEKYPNMDEGEMSKRCDQLVDQRQLAAIAVDLGIPDLLRLGYGAQHERNNPSVQSDAFEALIGAYRLDAGIQAAYDYAKVIFSPLVDQVTSLPPGDPVSAFQEFVQANFGGLPEYRELSSTGPDNAKTFEIGVYVNDQCCGIGQGRSKKDARKQAAWEALRHLQGNRP, from the coding sequence ATGAAACTACCTGAATTTAAGAACCAAAAACTCCTTCAGCAAGCTCTCACCCATAGTTCCTATGCCAGGGAACATGGAGTGCCTGACAACGAAAGACTCGAATTTCTAGGCGACAGCGTCATTGAATTTGTGGCGCGAGACTTGCTATTTGAAAAATACCCCAATATGGATGAAGGCGAGATGTCAAAGCGATGTGATCAACTCGTTGATCAACGTCAGCTTGCGGCCATTGCGGTGGATTTAGGAATACCTGACCTGTTGCGATTGGGATATGGTGCCCAGCATGAGCGCAATAATCCTAGTGTGCAATCTGATGCCTTTGAAGCGTTGATAGGAGCCTATCGGTTAGATGCTGGAATCCAGGCGGCTTACGATTATGCCAAGGTCATTTTTAGTCCGCTAGTAGATCAGGTGACGTCGTTGCCTCCTGGCGATCCAGTGAGTGCTTTTCAGGAATTTGTGCAGGCTAATTTTGGTGGACTGCCCGAATATCGAGAACTAAGCTCAACTGGTCCTGACAATGCTAAAACCTTTGAAATTGGAGTGTATGTAAATGATCAATGCTGTGGCATAGGTCAAGGGCGTAGCAAAAAAGATGCGCGTAAACAAGCGGCTTGGGAAGCGCTACGGCACCTTCAGGGAAATAGGCCATAG